One Mycobacteroides abscessus ATCC 19977 genomic window carries:
- a CDS encoding FAD-binding oxidoreductase, whose protein sequence is MDPQSRPALMTRRTVLSAGAMLALGSTSLIGCSPVLPNEIPAGVRWEDLRRSLSGALVVRGDAAMDESGRAFNPLFDVNHPGAVAFCASDQDVARCVEFATSARLPIAARGGGHSYAAYCIPNDGLVVDLARMAAVSVTGTRAVVGAGARLIDVYAGIAGAGRMLAGGSCPTVGIAGLTLGGGVGVLTRRFGLTCDQLISARVVTADGKIRVVSADTESDLFWAIRGVGGGNFCIATELAFETAASTDLTVFTLDYAAGEMAPIVHRWLTFMAGAPDELWTTLHAIGGAIPQCRIVGCVAQGVNSQDVIESLRGGIGVRAADSFIAEMTFLDAMKFMGGCTTLTVAQCHPSWTGPGSGQLKREAFVASSRMVPHPDVDTARIETLLAGKPGLTFIFDSLGGAVRRISPDATAFPHRQAAACIQIYHGVGADPAVAHERVSQARDGLGDICGPAAYVNYIDPGMPDWATAYYGDNLPRLRGIAAAYDPKGIFRFAQAVRP, encoded by the coding sequence ATGGACCCGCAATCGCGTCCCGCGTTGATGACCAGGCGCACGGTGCTGTCCGCCGGAGCGATGTTGGCACTCGGCTCGACTTCGCTCATCGGATGCTCGCCGGTTCTTCCCAACGAAATACCGGCTGGTGTCCGGTGGGAAGACCTGCGCCGCAGCCTATCCGGAGCCTTGGTGGTGCGTGGTGACGCCGCCATGGACGAGTCCGGCCGGGCCTTCAATCCTCTCTTCGATGTGAATCATCCCGGTGCGGTGGCCTTCTGCGCGTCCGATCAGGATGTGGCACGGTGTGTGGAGTTCGCAACGAGCGCCCGTCTTCCGATAGCGGCGCGTGGTGGTGGGCACAGCTACGCCGCGTACTGCATTCCTAACGATGGGCTGGTGGTCGATCTCGCGCGCATGGCGGCGGTGTCGGTTACCGGAACGCGGGCGGTGGTCGGAGCGGGAGCCCGGCTTATCGATGTCTATGCGGGTATTGCAGGGGCGGGCCGCATGCTGGCCGGCGGTTCCTGCCCGACCGTCGGTATCGCCGGACTGACCCTGGGTGGCGGGGTGGGGGTTCTCACCCGCAGGTTCGGCCTTACCTGTGACCAGCTGATCTCGGCCCGGGTGGTAACCGCCGACGGCAAGATCCGGGTGGTATCCGCGGACACCGAGTCCGACCTGTTCTGGGCGATACGCGGGGTAGGCGGCGGAAACTTTTGTATCGCAACGGAGCTGGCGTTCGAAACGGCCGCATCCACCGACCTGACGGTGTTCACCCTCGACTACGCGGCGGGGGAGATGGCCCCCATCGTGCATCGATGGCTCACCTTCATGGCCGGGGCGCCGGACGAACTGTGGACAACTTTGCATGCGATCGGTGGCGCCATCCCACAATGCCGGATCGTGGGATGTGTTGCACAGGGCGTCAATTCGCAGGACGTGATCGAGAGCCTGCGCGGCGGGATCGGCGTACGCGCCGCCGACTCTTTCATTGCCGAGATGACCTTCCTCGACGCGATGAAATTCATGGGCGGATGTACCACGCTGACCGTGGCCCAGTGTCACCCATCATGGACCGGCCCGGGATCGGGGCAGCTCAAGCGTGAGGCCTTCGTGGCGTCCTCGAGGATGGTTCCGCATCCCGATGTCGATACCGCCCGCATCGAGACGCTCCTGGCGGGCAAGCCCGGGCTCACGTTTATTTTCGACAGCCTGGGCGGGGCGGTGCGCCGAATTTCCCCGGATGCCACAGCTTTTCCTCATCGACAGGCCGCCGCCTGTATTCAGATATACCACGGCGTCGGTGCGGACCCCGCGGTGGCACACGAGCGCGTAAGCCAGGCACGGGACGGGCTCGGGGACATTTGTGGTCCTGCTGCGTATGTGAACTACATCGACCCCGGTATGCCTGATTGGGCGACCGCGTACTACGGAGACAATCTGCCGCGTTTACGGGGAATCGCTGCTGCCTACGATCCGAAAGGGATTTTCCGGTTTGCGCAGGCGGTTCGGCCGTAA
- a CDS encoding HAD family hydrolase — protein MTANSTPHPVADIALSPVGSEVGAFFDLDGTLVAGFTPTAHARDRMRRRQASVGEVLGVLEATFRYKLGRMEFERLVVRAAGYLRGDSLAELEAVGERIFHQHNAAMIYPQMRERVSAHQNQGHTVVLSSSALTIHAEPVARHLGITHVLCNHFDVDNRGLLTGDIRKPIVWGRNKASVVRSFCETNGVDLQRSYFYADGEEDIDLMALVGEPRPVNPRGRLAVMAAEQGWPVLRLEDPRPRGMRPSLRRLAGLARP, from the coding sequence ATGACGGCCAACTCGACGCCTCATCCGGTGGCCGACATAGCACTGAGCCCCGTGGGATCAGAGGTTGGAGCGTTCTTCGACCTGGACGGCACGCTCGTGGCCGGCTTCACACCCACGGCACATGCTCGTGACCGGATGCGCCGGCGCCAGGCCAGCGTAGGCGAGGTACTCGGCGTACTGGAGGCCACTTTCCGGTACAAGCTGGGCCGCATGGAGTTCGAGCGTTTGGTGGTGCGGGCCGCCGGATACCTGCGCGGCGACTCGCTGGCGGAACTCGAAGCGGTGGGTGAACGAATCTTCCACCAGCACAACGCCGCAATGATCTATCCGCAGATGCGCGAGCGGGTCAGCGCACATCAGAATCAGGGCCACACCGTGGTATTGAGCTCCTCGGCGCTGACCATCCACGCAGAGCCGGTGGCACGTCACCTCGGGATAACCCATGTGCTGTGCAACCACTTCGATGTCGACAATCGCGGACTGCTCACCGGCGACATCCGCAAGCCCATCGTGTGGGGACGCAACAAGGCCTCTGTGGTACGAAGTTTTTGTGAAACCAACGGCGTTGACCTGCAGCGCAGTTATTTCTACGCCGATGGCGAGGAGGACATAGACCTGATGGCCCTTGTCGGCGAACCTCGCCCCGTCAATCCGCGCGGCAGGCTGGCGGTGATGGCTGCCGAGCAGGGTTGGCCCGTCTTACGGCTGGAGGATCCGCGCCCACGGGGAATGAGGCCATCGCTGCGCCGGCTTGCCGGGCTGGCTCGACCATAA
- a CDS encoding DUF4242 domain-containing protein — protein MTLHLYEISVAPVDTPDVTQLLKEIDARVHRDGGELIEAQVTSEARRIFVIAEFDGEIAPWDSDPVGAEQVSGPHAVRLVGADLDQLKSARPAAGYLVEWDLPADLDMETYLARKKAKAPKYADVPEVSFLRTYVREDMDKCLCFYDAPDEEAVLRARKAVDTPVDRLHGLGEISL, from the coding sequence GTGACACTGCACCTCTATGAGATCTCCGTTGCCCCTGTCGATACGCCGGACGTCACCCAGCTCCTGAAGGAAATTGACGCACGTGTTCATCGAGACGGTGGCGAGCTGATCGAAGCGCAGGTGACAAGCGAGGCCCGCCGGATTTTCGTCATCGCTGAATTCGACGGCGAGATAGCGCCGTGGGATTCGGATCCGGTTGGGGCCGAGCAGGTCTCGGGGCCGCACGCGGTGCGTCTGGTGGGCGCTGACCTCGACCAGCTGAAGTCTGCCCGCCCGGCGGCAGGGTACTTGGTGGAATGGGATCTGCCCGCAGATCTCGATATGGAAACCTATCTGGCGCGTAAGAAGGCCAAGGCTCCCAAGTACGCCGACGTTCCAGAGGTGAGTTTTCTGCGTACGTATGTACGCGAGGACATGGATAAGTGCCTGTGCTTTTACGATGCTCCGGACGAAGAAGCGGTACTTCGCGCGCGGAAAGCCGTCGACACTCCCGTCGACAGACTGCACGGGCTCGGAGAAATCTCGCTGTGA
- a CDS encoding ABC transporter substrate-binding protein, producing the protein MNGRAPRRAVLTGAAGIAATAGLFGATGLVRAAMFDGTNSTGQLRIGYLPITDAAPLLYAHSAGLYPAGAVSAAKPVLFRSWAALAEAFMARQIDVVHLLMPMAIQLRQVLGHGVRVLGWNHTNGSALTVAPDIEHLEDLAGTAVAIPFWWSIHNIVLQELLRAHGLRPVIRGTASRVRRTVELVVMSPSDMVPALANRSIGGYVVADPFNAIAQIKKIGRIHTFLGDVWRDHACCALVTREDVIERRADAVQGVTDAVVAAQLRVDTDRKSAATTLGGGKYLPQSVLAVQTALTYPNPPYPLKHPDWYPQRLGYQPFPYRSFTQRLVESMHDTVVDGDRAFLDRLDPARVHDDLVDDTFVRRAIAAHGGPEAFGITPQFARIEQVQVL; encoded by the coding sequence GTGAACGGCCGTGCCCCGCGTCGTGCTGTGCTGACCGGTGCCGCCGGCATTGCTGCCACGGCAGGTCTCTTCGGTGCTACTGGGCTGGTTCGCGCCGCGATGTTCGACGGTACCAACTCCACTGGTCAACTGCGGATCGGATATCTGCCGATCACCGACGCGGCGCCACTGCTGTATGCGCATTCGGCTGGGCTCTATCCGGCAGGCGCGGTCAGCGCCGCCAAACCGGTGCTATTCCGCAGTTGGGCGGCTTTGGCAGAGGCCTTCATGGCGCGGCAGATCGACGTCGTACACCTGCTGATGCCCATGGCCATTCAGCTGCGCCAGGTGCTGGGTCATGGCGTCCGGGTACTCGGCTGGAATCACACCAACGGATCGGCACTGACCGTGGCACCGGACATCGAACACCTCGAAGATCTCGCGGGCACCGCCGTGGCCATTCCGTTCTGGTGGTCGATCCACAACATCGTGCTGCAAGAGCTCTTACGCGCACACGGGTTGCGGCCGGTGATCCGGGGTACCGCGTCCCGCGTTCGCCGCACGGTTGAGCTGGTGGTGATGAGTCCGTCCGATATGGTTCCGGCGCTGGCGAATCGCTCCATCGGCGGGTACGTCGTGGCCGATCCCTTCAACGCCATCGCGCAGATCAAGAAGATCGGGCGGATTCACACCTTTCTGGGCGACGTATGGCGTGACCATGCGTGCTGCGCACTCGTTACGCGCGAGGACGTGATCGAACGTAGGGCCGACGCCGTGCAGGGTGTTACCGACGCGGTGGTCGCGGCCCAGCTGCGGGTCGACACCGACAGAAAATCGGCGGCCACAACACTCGGCGGCGGTAAGTACCTGCCACAATCCGTGCTGGCCGTGCAGACGGCGTTGACCTATCCGAATCCGCCGTATCCGTTGAAGCATCCGGATTGGTATCCGCAACGACTGGGGTACCAGCCGTTTCCGTACCGGAGCTTCACCCAGCGATTGGTTGAGTCGATGCACGATACCGTCGTCGACGGCGACCGCGCATTCCTCGACAGGCTGGATCCGGCACGCGTGCATGACGATCTCGTCGACGACACCTTCGTGCGCAGGGCGATTGCCGCGCATGGGGGACCGGAAGCCTTTGGTATTACGCCGCAATTCGCCCGAATAGAACAGGTGCAGGTCTTGTGA
- a CDS encoding enoyl-CoA hydratase-related protein, which translates to MTPTLELQDTIAVLNLGADENRFSPDWLETVDGLLDDVLTQAQALVTVGTGKFYSNGLDLDWLMSHGDRTDWYVGRVHALFRRVLTFGLPTVAAINGHAFGAGAMLAVAHDYRVMRSDRGFLCFPEVDIHIPFTPGMASLIQAKVGPQTAVTAMTTGHRYGGAAAVAAGLADSCAAEHEVLSTAIDLMKPLTGKDSGTLSAIKATMFAATATALAA; encoded by the coding sequence ATGACCCCCACACTAGAACTTCAGGACACCATTGCGGTACTGAATCTGGGCGCCGACGAGAATCGCTTCTCCCCCGATTGGCTGGAGACCGTCGACGGTCTGCTCGATGACGTGCTGACCCAGGCACAGGCCCTGGTGACCGTGGGCACCGGAAAGTTTTACTCGAACGGGTTGGACCTGGATTGGCTTATGTCCCACGGCGATCGCACCGACTGGTACGTCGGGCGCGTGCACGCCCTGTTCAGACGCGTCCTCACCTTCGGATTGCCGACAGTGGCCGCGATCAACGGCCATGCTTTCGGCGCCGGAGCGATGCTCGCCGTCGCCCACGACTACCGGGTGATGCGCTCCGACCGCGGGTTCCTGTGCTTCCCCGAGGTCGATATCCACATCCCGTTCACGCCGGGGATGGCCAGCCTCATCCAGGCGAAGGTCGGTCCGCAGACGGCGGTCACGGCCATGACAACCGGGCACCGCTATGGCGGCGCGGCCGCCGTCGCAGCCGGCTTGGCGGACAGCTGCGCTGCCGAACACGAAGTACTCAGCACCGCAATAGATCTGATGAAGCCCCTGACAGGCAAGGACAGCGGCACTCTCAGCGCCATCAAGGCCACCATGTTCGCCGCCACTGCCACGGCGCTGGCGGCCTGA
- a CDS encoding ABC transporter ATP-binding protein: MGTEAVRIEKGTKHFGSSTAFREVDVRVATGEFLAILGPSGSGKSTLLRVLAGLEELSAGAVVWASDEGRPRTGVVFQDALLMPWLTVAENIAFAKRFGAHRSGFDDAYVDNLVRHFGLQQLSVRYPDQLSGGQAQRVAILRAAATRPGLLLLDEPFSALDPVTRADLQAWLQNLADELAVTVVLVTHDVDEALNLAHRVILLGDDGRIRQEWVLGDEGAGDRAQIRGQILAQYQPIEAAAQ; the protein is encoded by the coding sequence GTGGGAACTGAAGCAGTACGAATAGAAAAAGGCACCAAGCATTTCGGGTCCTCGACGGCATTCCGTGAGGTTGACGTCCGGGTGGCCACGGGTGAGTTCCTGGCCATCTTGGGTCCCAGCGGAAGCGGAAAATCTACCTTGTTGCGGGTGCTGGCGGGATTGGAGGAGCTGAGCGCCGGGGCCGTGGTCTGGGCATCGGACGAAGGGCGGCCGCGAACCGGCGTCGTTTTCCAGGATGCTCTGCTGATGCCATGGCTGACCGTTGCGGAGAATATCGCGTTTGCCAAGCGGTTCGGGGCGCACCGCAGCGGCTTTGACGACGCTTATGTGGACAACCTGGTCCGCCACTTTGGGCTCCAACAGCTCTCGGTGCGCTACCCGGACCAATTATCCGGTGGACAGGCCCAGCGTGTGGCGATCTTGCGTGCCGCGGCGACTCGTCCAGGTCTGTTGTTACTCGATGAGCCCTTCAGCGCGCTGGATCCCGTGACACGGGCGGACCTGCAGGCTTGGCTGCAGAATCTGGCCGATGAATTGGCCGTGACAGTTGTCCTGGTGACCCACGATGTGGACGAGGCCTTGAACCTTGCGCACAGGGTGATACTCCTGGGAGATGACGGACGGATCCGTCAGGAGTGGGTGCTCGGAGATGAGGGAGCGGGGGACCGCGCTCAGATACGCGGGCAGATCCTTGCCCAGTATCAACCGATTGAGGCCGCAGCGCAGTGA
- a CDS encoding SRPBCC family protein, which yields MTDDVRVVSASREVQASAAAIFELIADPARQREWDGNENLAEAAAGQRAHAVGDVFVMTLTTGADRENHIVEFEEARRIAWLPSEVGKRPPGHLWRWELRPLDDDRTQVTHTYDWTNLTDEKRLVRARNTTSERLQASVDRLAALAESGA from the coding sequence ATGACTGATGACGTTCGAGTGGTCTCGGCCAGCCGCGAGGTGCAGGCATCGGCGGCGGCGATTTTCGAGCTCATAGCCGACCCGGCGCGGCAGCGTGAGTGGGACGGCAACGAGAACCTCGCCGAAGCTGCTGCCGGGCAACGAGCGCACGCGGTGGGAGATGTGTTCGTGATGACCCTGACCACCGGCGCCGATCGCGAAAACCACATCGTCGAATTCGAGGAGGCACGCCGGATCGCATGGTTGCCGTCCGAAGTGGGTAAGCGACCACCCGGCCATCTCTGGCGGTGGGAGCTGCGGCCGCTTGACGACGACCGTACCCAGGTGACACACACCTACGACTGGACGAATCTCACCGATGAGAAGAGGCTGGTCCGGGCGCGCAACACCACATCGGAGCGGCTGCAAGCGTCGGTCGACAGACTCGCCGCGCTGGCAGAGTCGGGCGCATAG
- a CDS encoding TetR/AcrR family transcriptional regulator, whose translation MCDNVTVAWTDRSVYHRAVSYPAAMSSATVPTAADSARTARVLGPADRLLQTATDLFATQGIRSVGIDQILREAGVAKASLYSSFGSKDALVVAYLEELDQRDRNRWNAAVAAQRDPIAKVLTFFDLAATAAESRNFRGCLYANAATEFPGLQLEPVRTHREWFRATVAALLREAGLARPDSIARQVQLLYDGALTGSKIDKSVVPITLARRLTRQLIG comes from the coding sequence ATGTGCGACAACGTGACAGTTGCATGGACAGACCGGTCTGTCTATCACCGTGCGGTGAGTTACCCTGCTGCCATGAGCTCAGCCACCGTGCCGACGGCCGCAGACTCCGCGCGGACTGCCCGTGTGCTCGGCCCCGCCGATCGGCTTCTACAAACCGCCACAGATCTCTTTGCAACGCAGGGCATTCGGTCAGTGGGGATAGACCAGATACTGCGCGAGGCGGGGGTTGCCAAGGCGAGTCTGTACAGCAGCTTCGGATCCAAGGACGCACTCGTCGTTGCCTATCTCGAGGAATTGGATCAGCGTGATCGCAACCGGTGGAATGCGGCGGTGGCGGCTCAGCGGGACCCCATCGCGAAGGTCCTGACGTTCTTCGACCTCGCCGCCACTGCCGCTGAGTCCCGGAACTTCCGCGGCTGTCTGTATGCCAATGCCGCTACCGAATTCCCGGGACTGCAACTGGAGCCGGTGCGCACCCATCGTGAGTGGTTCCGCGCAACGGTGGCCGCGCTGTTGCGCGAGGCGGGGCTGGCACGCCCGGACAGCATCGCCCGGCAGGTGCAGTTGCTCTACGACGGTGCGCTGACCGGCTCAAAGATCGACAAATCCGTTGTCCCCATCACGCTAGCGCGCAGGCTGACTCGTCAATTGATCGGCTAG
- a CDS encoding SGNH/GDSL hydrolase family protein produces MAGRYVALGSSMAAGPGIMPRAQGSPRLAGRSARNYPHQIAERQGYQLVDVTYSGATTAHILTDSHNNDPPQIDALDGTEELVTVTVGGNDVGYVPFLVAASLPRILHALPVVGRALDALLDPNKRKEACAVIGKSLRAVGEQVRDRSPRARVIFVDYLSLLPPEGQPAPPYTLQQSTTGHRIAAALAAATAEAAQAAGCEIVHASTASADHHAWSARPWTTRPAIPWPWRPAPLHPNEDGMTAVADLVVALLNAASND; encoded by the coding sequence ATGGCGGGACGCTATGTGGCATTGGGAAGTTCGATGGCGGCGGGGCCAGGGATCATGCCCCGCGCGCAGGGATCACCACGCCTGGCAGGGCGGTCGGCGCGCAATTACCCGCATCAGATCGCCGAGCGTCAGGGCTACCAGCTCGTCGACGTCACCTATTCCGGGGCGACCACGGCACATATCCTGACCGACTCGCACAACAACGACCCCCCTCAGATCGACGCGCTCGATGGCACCGAGGAGCTGGTCACGGTGACCGTCGGCGGCAACGACGTCGGGTACGTACCGTTTCTGGTTGCCGCCTCGCTACCGCGCATCCTGCACGCCCTGCCCGTCGTCGGTCGTGCGCTGGACGCGCTGCTGGACCCGAACAAGCGCAAGGAAGCGTGCGCCGTCATCGGGAAGTCACTGCGCGCGGTGGGTGAGCAGGTGCGGGACCGGTCCCCGCGGGCCCGGGTGATCTTCGTCGACTACCTCTCGTTGTTGCCACCCGAGGGCCAGCCCGCCCCTCCGTACACCCTGCAGCAGAGCACCACGGGGCATCGCATCGCCGCGGCACTGGCGGCGGCCACCGCGGAGGCCGCGCAGGCCGCTGGCTGCGAAATCGTTCACGCGTCCACGGCCAGCGCGGATCATCACGCGTGGTCGGCGCGGCCCTGGACGACGCGGCCCGCCATCCCCTGGCCCTGGCGTCCGGCGCCGCTGCACCCCAACGAGGACGGTATGACCGCCGTCGCCGATCTCGTTGTGGCCCTATTGAACGCCGCGTCTAATGACTGA
- a CDS encoding acyl-CoA dehydrogenase family protein, with protein sequence MTAAMAREIDDELERVVDEVARRAAALDADQTDVRVDIAALGAQGLFHAGGVGTDLAPMVRTIERVATGSLAVGFSAWAHRMAIEYVSLAAADFRAEHLAELTGGHRPGVTAMAAGLKQAAGLGEVPLRATNQGDGLSISGPIRWASNVFPDALMVVPACGADGTTYVVAIEVCANGVRIQRPPDLMALTATASTSLHLDDVRVPMEHVISTDLQGFVRRIRPAFLLLQTAFCSGVSVAALEGARAAHGIIAAQFSTELDDITRRSHALRERLYTFAAVPSAPDIADLLRLRLDAAGLAGAASRLEVTLSGGAGYALGTPANRRFREAAFLPIQSPSEGQLRWELKQYE encoded by the coding sequence GTGACGGCAGCCATGGCCAGGGAAATCGACGACGAGTTGGAACGTGTCGTCGATGAGGTGGCCCGCCGCGCAGCCGCTCTCGACGCCGATCAGACCGACGTGCGGGTGGACATCGCGGCGCTGGGCGCACAGGGACTGTTTCATGCCGGTGGTGTCGGAACGGACCTCGCGCCAATGGTGCGCACCATCGAACGCGTCGCTACCGGCAGCCTGGCCGTGGGCTTCTCGGCGTGGGCACATCGTATGGCCATTGAGTACGTGAGCCTTGCCGCGGCAGATTTTCGTGCGGAACACCTGGCAGAGTTGACCGGTGGGCACCGTCCCGGTGTGACCGCCATGGCGGCCGGCCTCAAACAGGCGGCGGGCCTGGGAGAGGTCCCGCTGCGTGCCACTAACCAGGGCGACGGGCTGTCCATCTCCGGCCCGATCCGGTGGGCCTCCAACGTGTTCCCGGATGCGCTGATGGTGGTGCCCGCCTGCGGGGCGGATGGCACCACCTATGTGGTGGCCATCGAAGTCTGTGCGAATGGAGTACGCATCCAGCGGCCCCCTGACCTGATGGCGCTGACGGCCACGGCATCGACGTCGCTGCACTTGGACGACGTTCGTGTGCCCATGGAGCATGTGATCAGTACCGATCTGCAGGGGTTCGTGCGCCGAATCCGCCCGGCCTTTCTTCTGCTCCAGACCGCCTTTTGTTCCGGCGTCAGCGTGGCTGCTCTGGAGGGCGCGCGCGCCGCGCATGGCATCATCGCCGCACAATTCAGCACCGAACTCGACGACATCACGCGGCGGAGTCACGCGTTGCGCGAACGCCTTTACACATTTGCGGCGGTGCCTTCGGCTCCGGATATCGCGGATCTGCTGCGATTGCGGCTCGACGCCGCAGGGCTGGCCGGTGCGGCGTCACGGCTTGAGGTCACCCTGTCCGGCGGCGCCGGCTACGCATTGGGTACCCCGGCCAATCGGCGGTTCCGGGAGGCCGCCTTTCTCCCCATCCAATCACCTTCGGAAGGACAGTTGCGGTGGGAACTGAAGCAGTACGAATAG
- a CDS encoding ABC transporter permease, with the protein MSIIERAPRAVPVGTVAAQKALLLSRIWPPALAIAATVAVWWLASSVLSQPYSLLRQTAPDKAFRAAMDLLNRGVLLQDAGISLWRLLIGLCLAAVIGVPAGLLLGVSTTAERAARPVIQFLRMISPLSWTPIAVAVFGIGNQPVVFLIATAAVWPILLNTTAGVHSIEPGYLHVARSFHATRSEVLTAVILPAIRGHIQTGIRVALGVAWVVLVPAEMLGVRSGLGYQVLNARDQLAYDQVVAVILVIGILGYALDMAAKRLLASRFRVPSAG; encoded by the coding sequence GTGAGCATCATCGAACGTGCACCCAGGGCTGTCCCTGTTGGTACGGTTGCGGCGCAAAAAGCTTTGTTGTTGAGCCGTATTTGGCCGCCGGCCCTGGCCATCGCGGCGACCGTCGCAGTGTGGTGGTTGGCCAGCTCGGTGCTCAGCCAGCCGTATTCCCTATTGCGGCAGACCGCTCCGGACAAGGCATTCCGAGCCGCGATGGATCTGTTGAATCGCGGGGTATTGCTGCAGGACGCCGGAATCAGTCTGTGGCGATTATTGATTGGGCTATGCCTGGCGGCCGTGATCGGCGTCCCGGCGGGACTGCTGCTCGGCGTCAGTACCACCGCCGAGCGCGCGGCACGTCCGGTGATTCAGTTTCTGCGGATGATCTCACCGCTTTCCTGGACTCCGATCGCGGTAGCGGTCTTCGGGATCGGTAATCAACCGGTCGTTTTTCTGATCGCCACAGCGGCGGTATGGCCCATTCTCCTCAACACCACGGCGGGCGTGCACAGCATCGAGCCCGGCTATCTGCATGTGGCGCGGTCGTTTCACGCCACCAGGTCCGAGGTGCTCACGGCGGTGATACTGCCGGCAATCCGTGGTCACATCCAGACCGGTATACGGGTAGCGCTGGGCGTCGCCTGGGTTGTCCTCGTGCCTGCTGAAATGCTCGGTGTGCGATCAGGTTTGGGCTACCAGGTGCTCAATGCCCGAGATCAGCTTGCTTACGATCAAGTCGTGGCCGTCATCTTGGTGATCGGGATACTCGGATACGCCCTCGACATGGCGGCCAAACGGCTGTTGGCGTCGAGGTTTCGCGTACCGAGTGCCGGGTAG
- a CDS encoding TetR/AcrR family transcriptional regulator — protein sequence MPRPRIHSVEDLLDATERIAVQDGPAAVTVRAVSQATGISNGAIYHAFGSRGGMVGHAWLRAAQRFLDMQRDAVDGALAESETRTAAVNAVVAAADTPAAFAERFPESSRLVLSVRREDVLGSGIPEEVARDMAAVDALLVRLFIRLSMALWGRRDGRAVQVIEDCIVGLPTGLLLRGRRPPDTATRSRLEAAVRAVLALNPPPANPKT from the coding sequence GTGCCGCGCCCACGCATCCACTCCGTCGAGGACCTGCTCGATGCCACCGAACGCATCGCGGTACAAGATGGTCCGGCGGCAGTGACAGTGCGTGCGGTGTCCCAGGCGACCGGGATCTCCAACGGCGCCATTTACCACGCCTTCGGATCTCGCGGCGGGATGGTCGGGCACGCATGGCTGCGCGCAGCACAGCGGTTTCTCGACATGCAGCGGGACGCCGTCGACGGGGCCCTGGCCGAGAGCGAAACCCGCACCGCGGCAGTGAACGCCGTCGTCGCGGCCGCCGACACCCCGGCTGCCTTCGCCGAGCGCTTCCCCGAATCCTCCCGGTTGGTACTCAGCGTGCGGCGCGAGGACGTGCTCGGCTCGGGTATACCCGAAGAGGTCGCCCGCGACATGGCCGCGGTCGACGCGCTGCTTGTCCGACTTTTCATCCGCCTGTCCATGGCCCTGTGGGGCCGTCGTGACGGCCGCGCGGTGCAGGTCATCGAGGACTGCATCGTGGGCCTACCAACCGGTCTGCTGCTGCGCGGACGCCGCCCGCCCGACACGGCAACACGCTCTCGGCTGGAGGCCGCGGTACGCGCCGTTCTCGCGCTGAATCCACCCCCGGCGAACCCGAAAACGTAA